A window of Candidatus Nealsonbacteria bacterium genomic DNA:
TATGATTGGTAATTTTCGACCAATTTCTATATCGCTTTCGCCAAACACCGAAAAAGATGATATTGACTTAGCTTTAAAATTAATCTTCCAACCTTGGCGGTGGAAAGAAGGAAAAGACATTGGAATATTAGAGAAAGAGTTTAAAAAACATTTTGGAACAAAACATGCTGTCTCTTTTAATAGTGGCCGCTCGGCTTTTTTAGCAATTTTAAAGTCACTTGGTTTACAGGAAAATACCGAGGTTTTACTTCAGGCTTTTACTTGTAATGCAGCCGTAAGTCCTATTTTGTGGGCTAATTTAAAGCCAGCTTATGTTGATTGCAAGAAAGAAACTTTCAATATTGACACAGAAAATTTACAAAAAAAAGTTACTCAGGCAAGTAAAATTTTAGTAATTCAGCATACTTTTGGTTTGGCAGCCGAAATGGAAAAGATTTTAGAAATTTGCCAAAGGAATAATCTAATTTTAATTGAAGATTGTGCTCATTCTTTAGGAACTAGTTATCGGGGGAAAAAAGTAGGCACCTTTGGCAAGGCTGCTTTTTTTAGTTTTTCTCGAGATAAAATTATATCCTCAGTCTACGGCGGAATGGTGATAACTGATGATGATATTCTGGCTAAAAAACTTAAAGAATTTCAAGAAAAAGTAAGTTATCCCTCAAATTTTTGGATCTTTCAGCAGTTACTTCATCCAGTTCTGATGAGTTTTTTAATTTTGCCTACCTATTC
This region includes:
- a CDS encoding DegT/DnrJ/EryC1/StrS aminotransferase family protein; the protein is MIGNFRPISISLSPNTEKDDIDLALKLIFQPWRWKEGKDIGILEKEFKKHFGTKHAVSFNSGRSAFLAILKSLGLQENTEVLLQAFTCNAAVSPILWANLKPAYVDCKKETFNIDTENLQKKVTQASKILVIQHTFGLAAEMEKILEICQRNNLILIEDCAHSLGTSYRGKKVGTFGKAAFFSFSRDKIISSVYGGMVITDDDILAKKLKEFQEKVSYPSNFWIFQQLLHPVLMSFLILPTYSFLRLGKTLLSVFQWLQILSKAVHWTEKKGKKPGYFPKKMPNVLSFLALNQLRKLERFNNHRRKIANFYYNNLRNTSFELLEKSEGQVFLRFTIKHSKAHQIIKKAWQENILIGDWYTTPIAPHDTNLEKMKYISGSCPRAEKLAKETLNLPTHINISQEEAKKIVDFLIRVTHLYF